GGAGAAACCGCTTCCCGGGGGACAGCCAGGAAGAGACCCCGAAGCGATTCCGCTTCCTCGGAAGAAGAGACTCCCTGAAATCGAACCAGGAGTATTTTGTCCCGAGGCGTGACCTCTTCCACCAGAATCTCTTTCCATCCTTGTTCCGGGTGCCCTATCCACAACCAGGCACCAGATAAAAAACGGCCGGGGAAATCCGATAATGAGAACACTTTCACCCAGCCTTGAAGGCCAAAAGAGGCCACAATTTTACCAACCAGAACAAAGAACATGCATGAAAAGGGCTATTCCAGAATCTCCACCACTGCTTTTTTTCCGCTTTTCACACTTGCTGCTTTGACGATAGTTCTCATTGCCTTGGCAATTCTTCCTTGCTTTCCAATGATTTTCCCCATATCCTCAGGAGCCACCCGTACTTCATAAATCACCGACTGCTCCCCTTCAAGTTCGGAAACACTGACACGTTCCGGATCATCAACTAATGACTTCACCATGTACTCCACAAGTTCCTTCACTGCGAA
This Atribacterota bacterium DNA region includes the following protein-coding sequences:
- the rimM gene encoding ribosome maturation factor RimM (Essential for efficient processing of 16S rRNA), with the protein product MFFVLVGKIVASFGLQGWVKVFSLSDFPGRFLSGAWLWIGHPEQGWKEILVEEVTPRDKILLVRFQGVSSSEEAESLRGLFLAVPREAVSPLPENQFYQFELFGLVVREGESERGRVTSVVEGPAYDYLVVEDKQGREFLLPFIRVYVKEVNLNQGIIRVECPEGFWE
- a CDS encoding KH domain-containing protein, with amino-acid sequence MKELVEYMVKSLVDDPERVSVSELEGEQSVIYEVRVAPEDMGKIIGKQGRIAKAMRTIVKAASVKSGKKAVVEILE